One genomic window of Glycine soja cultivar W05 chromosome 9, ASM419377v2, whole genome shotgun sequence includes the following:
- the LOC114368245 gene encoding 50S ribosomal protein L4, chloroplastic-like: MSSNKCRGTDLQNKHRGTASTLTRSEVRGGGRKPFPQKKTGRACRGSNRTPLRPGGGVIFGPKPCDWSIKINRKEKRLAISTAVASAAASAVVVEDFVAEFAEKPKTKEFIAAMKLLQEREY; encoded by the coding sequence ATGTCCTCAAACAAGTGCCGCGGCACCGACCTCCAGAACAAGCACCGCGGCACCGCCTCCACCCTCACCCGCAGCGAGGTCCGAGGCGGCGGCCGGAAGCCCTTCCCGCAAAAAAAAACCGGCCGCGCCTGCCGCGGCTCCAACCGCACTCCCCTCCGCCCCGGCGGAGGCGTCATCTTCGGCCCGAAGCCCTGCGACTGGTCCATCAAGATCAACCGCAAGGAGAAGCGCCTCGCCATCTCCACCGCTGTTGCCAGCGCTGCCGCCAGTGCCGTCGTGGTGGAGGACTTTGTGGCGGAGTTCGCCGAGAAGCCAAAGACGAAGGAGTTCATCGCGGCGATGAAACTGTTACAAGAGAGAGAATACTGA